In Haliaeetus albicilla chromosome 18, bHalAlb1.1, whole genome shotgun sequence, one genomic interval encodes:
- the RP1L1 gene encoding retinitis pigmentosa 1-like 1 protein isoform X1, producing MTQVPADYLSTTSSYNYEQPLPSLARTSTVTKVPPAKKITFFKSGDPQFAGVKMAINQRSFKSFNALMDDLSHRVPLPFGVRTITTPRGIHCISELDQLEDGGCYLCSDKKYVKPISITSGGHRPGPPRNGRPSSTLRRAAQEGKLEEYSTPFTQHGPRIPKKITLVKNGESGFRRSIILNRRNARSFKTLLDEISDILQFPVKKLYTVDGKKIDSMQALLHCPSVLVCVGREPFKPVSMENLRKHSVEKLPNLAPRSNGNNVDENNEMNFGLKAKKSVIHPRSASSNRSMRFSLSSEKSYPNGLLASPDNGASFSNSFSHSKPGDLVHSLVNDDIEKRVHVNKDGSLSVEMKVRFRLLNDETLQWSTQIKKSNLMNQLPCEESGVEEDSGVDPIQKMNPEASSEADESLYPCDIDSYMSKLEESECDEAHCHSCGKKHQDYDIWKNPMHTSQREEPSVRSTWHTRSSCSSTSSRRRVVHKKMASVDSLHTTSSEEFSEHIVQESSSYSETIENRVAYRSIKKCMCRSDLSTGVSNGEDQQEYTRTSTSNSQRPSSLGLMSHSSCENNLDTQDAHEDHEASKTNSQNEDENCFEVSSVKCLKNDAEEIESSRVGSVSSRSSLQSRQSKKNVCEETSSTGRSMSSSSLQKANQEDNTRCSTSANSEHSKSSNCTTPTAKSEQNDHSDDNVVVSSFSSESCPKKEAEEVEAEQDEINEVSSVSAKTKPSRSIRDESSESERCSTQGTPHSRASDRNSKRSDSDEILCNASCSSRGSKKSKHSHIHLDARSEISVSSLESARNKKKNSLHADDLRSCSRASNYSKSSCEIKKKSIGRPMSHNSGSFHSNISSTSEAQVITGFTEEKSLKSTTNGYSESSKGSKKRSHREENSKPSSLCSSVSSPKGKAGEGHSKINSEAPSSRQGSMSESICSKGDHSTETGIRNGNPASVSSRVSSKSEVEDKCLLTQVSQESDDRCLQSNISQSSKSRQVKTRNLHVRMSNSSQASLSETLSVCSMHCPAPPKGKPNSKKIHSTMLKNSSLSSIGTESVLTTGKEQKEIVDSSKATSYGSKSAATEINDQKNKETDDSCNRKVEEELESTGMQEEGSDLMPSTLPNTTPEEVVQEWLSKIPSETLLMKYEMEDDAEEECIEATTEVSYCPNAKETSEDENAEKKNVEEAENEANDEVEKETAEGTAINEETEECVNQEQISEVVSEAAEAAEAAKADQAECSQSVTSSQNNNRRDLPTSVQTSVQIMKALLSSKHETKFDRSNSLPEVSPTMGRKLSNSANILITCLASLQLLDEESEDPSDKSKCLNKPRYMELLNIFQALWFGCTAEKSGPSSGQEASEQPKTASGFKAPKSVDCDFTPMSSSGVDVGSGSGGSEESTAGARDCTLAAQKTAELKSAGHLENVETGTELTEGEEQSKEEEQSSRPSTACSKSKGEAKAQSTKEDSLIQEAEENKEDQCSNCENGQEEGGENENKENSKLTENGEQEDEAVNDELPKENLEEEADQLPTNDDTNVNDADCGTELKADLEEQLGKESPNDPEPKVNMATTMGASFVQQNSVDPDPIWVLRLLKKIEKEFMTHYVRAMNELKVRWNLQNNQQMDEMILELKEEVSKRIQRSIDKEMRKIKSRAGKKMPRPPDEPLKRESTLQTEQRRRRLQTMHKKSLISDKNGTQTGLEDTSDLSFDVNEDTAFSAAFEASLNEQTSEEEYCPCDSCVRKKMASKPARKPVVATNAPVMKAFDLQQILRLKKNDDEEACASEAAQDIKTIPNEENDEGEPQPSETEVEGNEEKEPELNEVDSSTLNRDGEGSEISESQNCEMEDEVKDEETKEEEKEEAEEVGEETKEREEEEEAKEEEEEKEEEEIMKAEEEEETKEEEEGETTEKEDEEVKEEAAEETKEEEEIKEEEEQEEEEGVKEEEEETKDEEEGETKEEEEEVNEKEEETKEEEEDMKEEEEAKEEEEEVKEEEEETKEEEEEVKEEEEETKEEEEEVKEEEEETKEEEEGTKEEEEDVKEEEEETKEEEEEVKEEEEETKEEEEEVKEEEEETKEEEEEVKEEEEETKEEEEDVKEEEEEEVKEEEEETKEEEEEVKEEEEETKEEEEDVKEEEEETKEEEEVKEEEEETKEEEEVEEGEEATNEDEEAKEDDKEEKQEEQEVEEEEENPEEKEEETKEEKEAAKEEEETKAEEEANGKEEEQEETQREEQEAEEKSKAEDEADNEAEETEEPEDEDIGADDEEETSECRGDADGSGTDNNPEGDAAEGTEEAEQDEAEAVEDANPESEDEACSAGEENDTEGGDKYDENDEKPTSDDPDKAHEKYEDKGNNKVSERPSRAKGKQNRKRLKSLNKAAVFSCYSSVGNFSQQSQKGSEDEGEEECKDDNNPMSSHPNGEVQSDESSKPSQMYPDCEEEEEDKESSCTDPSGDEDQADAEGVNPKEVEHSDEVQASKKKEDSDEIGQDDLDF from the exons ATGACTCAGGTGCCTGCTGACTACCTGTCGACCACCAGCTCCTACAACTATGAgcagccccttccctccttGGCTCGGACCAGCACTGTCACCAAGGTACCCCCAGCCAAAAAAATAACCTTCTTCAAGAGTGGAGATCCTCAGTTTGCAGGAGTCAAGATGGCCATCAACCAGCGAAGCTTCAAGAGCTTCAATGCACTCATGGATGACCTCTCTCATAGGGTCCCACTGCCATTTGGGGTACGGACCATCACCACCCCACGAGGAATACATTGCATCAGTGAGCTGGACCAGCTGGAGGATGGAGGATGCTACCTTTGCTCCGACAAGAAATATGTCAAGCCTATTAGCATTACTTCTGGGGGACATAGGCCAGGCCCTCCGCGAAATGGTCGTCCCTCCAGTACCTTGAGAAGAGCAGCTCAGGAGGGAAAGCTTGAAGAGTATTCCACACCTTTCACTCAGCATGGCCCCAGAATACCTAAGAAAATCACTCTAGTTAAGAATGGAGAAAGTGGTTTCCGGCGCTCAATTATCTTGAACCGCAGAAATGCCAGGAGTTTCAAAACGCTCCTGGATGAGATTTCAGACATCCTGCAGTTCCCAGTGAAGAAGCTTTACACTGTTGATGGGAAGAAG ATCGACAGCATGCAGGCTCTGCTTCACTGTCCCAGCGTGCTGGTGTGTGTCGGCCGGGAGCCATTTAAACCTGTCTCAATGGAGAATTTGAGGAAACACTCGGTGGAGAAGCTGCCCAACCTGGCTCCCCGTTCCAATGGCAACAATGTCGATGAAAACaatgaaa TGAACTTTGGACTGAAAGCCAAAAAAAGTGTTATCCATCCACGGTCAGCATCAAGCAATCGGTCAATGAGATTTTCTTTATCATCAGAAAAGTCGTATCCTAATGGTCTCCTTGCCTCACCGGATAACGGTGCATCTTTCTCAAACAGTTTCTCACATTCAAAACCTGGGGACCTGGTCCATTCCTTGGTCAATGACGACATAGAAAAACGGGTACATGTGAACAAGGATGGTAGCCTATCCGTTGAGATGAAAGTCCGCTTCCGCTTGCTGAATGATGAGACTTTGCAGTGGTCCACCCAGATCAAAAAGTCCAATCTGATGAACCAGTTGCCTTGTGAAGAGTCAGGTGTAGAGGAGGACAGCGGAGTAGACCCCATACAGAAAATGAACCCAGAAGCCAGCTCAGAGGCAGATGAGTCATTATATCCCTGCGATATTGATTCTTACATGTCAAAACTTGAGGAATCAGAATGTGACGAGGCTCATTGTCATAGCTGTGGAAAGAAACACCAGGACTATGACATTTGGAAAAACCCCATGCACACATCCCAGAGGGAAGAGCCCAGTGTACGAAGCACCTGGCACACACGGTCGTCATGCTCCAGCACATCTTCCCGGAGGAGAGTAGTCCACAAAAAGATGGCTTCTGTGGATAGCCTCCACACCACATCCAGTGAGGAGTTCTCTGAGCACATTGTGCAAGAGTCCTCATCCTACTCAGAGACTATAGAGAACAGAGTGGCATATAGATCCATTAAAAAGTGTATGTGTCGAAGTGATTTGTCTACAGGTGTTTCCAATggagaagaccagcaagaatACACTCGGACAAGCACGAGCAATAGTCAGAGACCTTCGTCCTTGGGTTTAATGTCACATTCAAGCTGTGAAAACAACCTGGATACGCAAGATGCCCATGAAGACCATGAGGCCAGCAAAACCAATTcacaaaatgaagatgaaaattgttttgaagTTTCCTCTGTGAAGTGCTTAAAGAATGATGCAGAAGAGATTGAAAGCAGCAGAGTTGGGAGTGTCTCATCAAGGTCATCTCTGCAGTCCAGACAGAGCAAGAAGAACGTATGTGAGGAAACAAGTAGCACAGGTAGGAGCATGTCCTCCTCAAGTCTTCAGAAGGCAAATCAAGAAGATAACACTAGGTGCTCCACTTCTGCCAACAGTGAGCACAGCAAGTCTAGTAACTGTACCACGCCAACAGCAAAGAGTGAACAGAATGACCACTCTGATGACAACGTAGTGgtctcctccttctccagtgAGTCCTGCCCTAAGAAAGAGGCTGAAGAGGTCGAAGCAGAACAAGATGAAATCAATGAAGTCAGCTCAGTGTCAGCAAAAACAAAGCCCAGCCGATCAATTAGAGATGAGAGCAGTGAAAGTGAACGATGCTCTACACAAGGTACCCCCCATTCCAGAGCTAGTGACAGGAACAGCAAGAGAAGTGACAGTGATGAGATTCTGTGCAATGCCTCTTGCTCTTCCAGAGGATCCAAAAAGAGCAAACACAGCCATATTCATTTGGATGCACGGTCTGAAATATCTGTGTCTTCACTTGAATCCGCTCGGAATAAAAAGAAGAATTCCCTACATGCAGATGATCTGAGATCATGCAGCAGGGCATCTAATTACTCCAAAAGCTCATgtgaaatcaagaaaaaatcTATTGGACGCCCCATGTCTCATAACTCAGGATCTTTTCACTCAAACATTTCATCTACTAGTGAAGCACAGGTGATTACAGGTTTTACTGAggagaaaagcttgaaaagtACCACCAATGGCTACAGTGAATCCTCAAAAGGCTCAAAGAAGAGAAGCCATAGAGAAGAAAATAGTAAGCCATCATCCCTCTGCTCAAGTGTTTCAAGCCCTAAAGGAAAAGCTGGAGAGGGTCATTCCAAGATTAATTCAGAGGCCCCATCTTCAAGACAGGGAAGTATGAGTGAAAGTATATGTTCAAAAGGTGACCACTCAACTGAGACTGGGATTAGGAATGGAAACCCTGCAAGTGTCTCTTCAAGAGTCTCTTCAAAGTCAGAAGTAGAAGATAAATGCTTGTTGACACAGGTATCCCAGGAAAGTGATGATAGGTGTTTACAATCAAACATATCTCAGTCTTCAAAATCAAGGCAGGTAAAAACTAGAAATCTCCATGTGAGGATGTCAAACTCCAGCCAAGCATCACTGTCCGAGACTTTGTCAGTATGTAGTATGCATTGTCCTGCCCCACCAAAAGGGAAgccaaacagcaaaaaaatacattcaaccATGTTGAAGAACTCTTCCCTTAGCAGCATAGGTACTGAGTCAGTGCTGACcacaggaaaagagcagaaagaaatcGTAGATTCCTCCAAAGCAACTTCCTATGGGTCTAAATCAGCtgcaactgaaataaatgaTCAGAAGAATAAAGAGACTGATGATTCTTGCAACAGAAAAGTGGAGGAAGAGTTAGAAAGCACAGGTATGCAAGAGGAAGGGAGTGATTTAATGCCATCTACTCTACCAAATACAACTCCAGAAGAAGTTGTGCAAGAATGGCTAAGTAAAATCCCTTCAGAAACATTGCTTATGAAATATGAAATGGAGGATGATGCAGAAGAGGAATGTATAGAGGCAACCACTGAGGTATCATACTGTCCAAATGCCAAGGAAACCTCAGAGGATGAAAACGCTGAGAAAAAGAATGTAGAGGAGgctgaaaatgaagcaaacGATGAAGTGGAAAAAGAGACAGCAGAAGGCACTGCTATTAATGAAGAGACTGAAGAGTGTGTGAATCAGGAACAAATCTCTGAGGTTGTGTCCGAAGCTGCTGAAGCTGCCGAAGCTGCCAAAGCTGACCAGGCAGAATGCAGCCAGTCAGTTACATCCAGCCAAAATAACAACAGAAGAGACCTGCCAACCTCTGTCCAGACTTCAGTCCAGATCATGAAGGCCTTGCTCAGttcaaaacatgaaacaaaatttgACCGATCAAACAGTTTGCCTGAAGTGTCCCCCACTATGGGGAGAAAACTGAGTAACTCTGCCAACATTTTGATTACTTGTCTTGCGAGTCTCCAACTCCTTGATGAAGAGTCAGAAGATCCATCAGATAAATCAAAATGTTTGAATAAGCCAAGGTATATGGAGCTGCTAAACATTTTTCAAGCCCTGTGGTTTGGAtgcacagctgaaaaaagtGGTCCAAGTTCAGGTCAAGAGGCAAGTGAGCAGCCAAAGACAGCCTCTGGGTTTAAAGCTCCCAAATCTGTAGATTGTGACTTCACCCCCATGTCCTCCTCTGGGGTTGATGTTGGCAGTGGTTCTGGTGGCTCAGAAGAGAGCACAGCTGGTGCCAGGGACTGCACCTTAGCGGCACAGAAAACTGCTGAACTCAAATCAGCTGGACACTTGGAAAATGTAGAGACTGGCACTGAACTGACTGAGGGTGAGGAGCAAAGTAAAGAGGAAGAGCAGTCATCCCGACCTTCAACAGCCTGCTCCAAATCAAAAGGAGAGGCAAAAGCACAGTCTACTAAAGAGGACTCTCTAATTCAGGAGGCAGAAGAGAATAAGGAGGATCAGTGCAGTAACTGTGAAAATGGtcaggaggaagggggagaaaatgaaaacaaagaaaacagcaaattaaCTGAAAATGGAGAACAAGAAGATGAAGCTGTGAATGATGAACTcccaaaagaaaatcttgaagAGGAAGCTGATCAGCTACCCACTAATGATGATACAAATGTCAATGATGCTGATTGTGGAACAGAGCTGAAAGCTGATTTGGAAGAGCAGCTTGGAAAAGAGTCTCCAAATGACCCAGAGCCCAAAGTCAATATGGCCACCACTATGGGTGCATCCTTTGTCCAGCAAAATTCAGTGGATCCGGACCCAATTTGGGTCCTGAGACTGCTCAAGAAAATTGAGAAAGAGTTCATGACCCACTATGTCAGAGCCATGAATGAGTTAAAAGTCAGGTGGAACCTGCAGAACAACCAGCAGATGGATGAAATGATACTGGAGCTGAAGGAAGAAGTGAGTAAAAGGATACAAAGAAGCATAGATAAGGAGATGAGGAAGAtcaaaagcagagcagggaagaagaTGCCAAGACCTCCGGATGAACCACTCAAGCGTGAGTCAACACTCCAAACTGAGCAGAGGAGACGGCGGTTGCAAACTATGCATAAAAAGTCACTCATCAGTGACAAGAATGGAACCCAGACTGGGCTAGAGGACACATCAGACTTATCATTTGATGTAAATGAAGATACAGCATTTAGTGCAGCTTTTGAGGCCAGTCTTAATGAACAAACAAGTGAGGAGGAATACTGCCCATGTGACTCctgtgtgaggaaaaaaatggcttcCAAGCCTGCAAGAAAGCCAGTGGTGGCCACCAATGCCCCAGTCATGAAGGCATTTGATTTACAGCAAATCCTGAGGTTGAAGAAGAATGATGATGAGGAAGCCTGTGCCTCAGAAGCAGCCCAGGACATCAAAACAATTCCAAATGAGGAGAACGATGAGGGTGAACCCCAGCCAAGTGAAACGGAAGTGGAGGGCAATGAAGAAAAGGAGCCAGAATTAAACGAAGTGGACAGCTCAACGTTGaacagagatggagaaggaTCTGAAATATCAGAGAGTCAAAACTGTGAGATGGAGGATGAGGTAAAAGATGAAGaaaccaaagaagaagaaaaggaagaagcagaagaagtgggggaagaaacaaaagagagagaagaagaagaggaagcaaaagaggaggaggaagagaaagaggaagaagaaataatgaaggcagaagaagaggaggaaacaaaagaggaagaggagggagaaacaacagagaaagaagatgaGGAAGTAaaagaggaagcagcagaggagacaaaggaggaagaggaaataaaagaggaggaagagcaggaggaggaggagggagtgaaggaggaggaggaagaaacaaaagatgaggaggaaggagaaactaaggaggaagaggaggaagtgaatgagaaggaagaagaaacaaaagaggaagaggaagacatgaaagaggaggaagaagcaaaagaggaggaagaggaagtgaaggaggaagaggaagaaacaaaagaggaggaggaggaagtgaaggaggaagaggaagaaacaaaagaggaggaggaggaagtgaaggaggaggaggaagaaacgaaggaggaggaggaaggaacaaaagaggaggaggaggatgtgaaggaggaggaggaagaaacgaaggaggaggaggaggaagtgaaggaggaagaggaagaaacaaaagaggaggaggaggaagtgaaggaggaagaggaagaaacaaaagaggaggaggaggaagtgaaggaggaagaggaagaaacaaaagaggaggaggaggacgtgaaggaggaggaggaggaggaagtgaaggaggaagaggaagaaacaaaagaggaggaggaggaagtgaaggaggaagaggaagaaacaaaagaggaggaggaggacgtgaaggaggaagaggaagaaacaaaagaggaggaggaagtgaaggaggaagaggaagaaacaaaagaggaggaggaagtggaagaaggagaagaagcaACAAATGAGgatgaggaagcaaaagaagatgataaagaagaaaaacaagaggagcaggaagtggaagaagaggaagaaaacccagaagagaaggaggaagaaacaaaagaagaaaaagaggcagcaaaagaggaggaagaaacaaaggcagaggaggaagcaaacgggaaagaggaagagcaagaagaaactcaaagggaagagcaggaagCTGAAGAGAAGTCCAAAGCTGAAGATGAAGCTGACAATGAAGCTGAAGAAACAGAGGAGCCAGAGGATGAGGACATTGGGGCTGATGATGAGGAAGAGACATCGGAATGCAGAGGAGATGCTGACGGCTCTGGAACTGACAACAATCCTGAAGGAGATGCTGCAGAAGGAACTGAAGAAGCTGAGCAGGATGAAGCTGAGGCAGTGGAAGATGCAAATCCAGAGTCAGAAGATGAGGCATGTTCAGCTGGGGAGGAAAACGACACTGAAGGAGGTGATAAATATGATGAGAATGATGAGAAACCGACCAGTGATGACCCTGACAAGGCACATGAAAAGTATGAAGACAAAGGCAACAACAAGGTTTCTGAGAGACCCTCAAGGGccaaaggcaaacaaaacaggaaaaggcTAAAGAGTCTGAACAAAGCAGCTGTCTTTTCTTGTTATTCTTCTGTAGGAAACTTCTCACAGCAGTCCCAGAAGGGGTCTGAAGATGAAGGTGAAGAGGAATGCAAAGATGACAATAACCCCATGAGCAGCCATCCCAATGGAGAGGTTCAAAGTGATGAGAGCAGCAAACCCTCACAGATGTATCCTGActgtgaggaagaagaagaggacaAAGAATCTTCATGCACTGATCCTTCAGGAGATGAGGACCAGGCAGATGCTGAAGGTGTAAATCCAAAGGAGGTTGAACATAGTGATGAAGTTCAGGcttctaaaaagaaagaagactcTGATGAGATTGGCCAGGATGACCTGGACTTCTAG